Proteins from one Podospora pseudoanserina strain CBS 124.78 chromosome 1, whole genome shotgun sequence genomic window:
- a CDS encoding hypothetical protein (EggNog:ENOG503Q4XD): MDRGRGGGRGRATKKQRAGLPPSHHPYPESLHTPGPSFVSPDVSLLPKVPQSAPQRGNKSRPVNQTPHRASSPMSMPTTATTSAHHSFRAFAPKTDKPGRSNTFHSSFTFESPTNHGMAPEAPMGRKRAKTFETATTASFEGEDEAHSKGGHSLRKRTRIDYAQVLDDEIGLAAARNGAELPPKMTAAAPTVARPRKRKGAHSQEDTDDEADDVSSTTKRRRADKSPAAPRAASRRRNTGKKLPTGMSAYIDQPSDNDAVQDTILVGVSMDADEESEQSSYRESDSAPSSPEGTNPARRQDQQPETSKQRDPVAAINQPAMIAPENGTGLNLPAAEVNGQVNSNGIESAMDLSLDHVPETAPNSAQPRGPVQLEQSRQEQHHEEQHHNAPSFIELNGTHLEQQQQQQQQQQHQTEKLDPVSGFPTPATKSLQPATENSVALSQLSESIAPTSTDNTALRQSFTAAETPVSEPIPQELMPVQKPKSQGSPAVESTPDQFDGAVELESGSPREVDPPEAQSLSTATVASRPVLRAPKPVGPARLPRLERIYEAETPFASALNLEPYEDEDVILPGPYTEWVYAEEAPPTPTPMPTPTPTPMPMDNITSEVTWDVTRPLRRKDFDKLHRIESKRRKEQGLPPITFRDFNNECARLHQAAIKVQCRAQVTSTPQHQTAPGVIVSPSRKTLPDSEALEPQLPTAAPSPAAEDDGQLDAQFDGMDDQQEADDDQEPDENEAPIPNRQSKRAMDPIEVTKDYPRQYLFPKLRDPAEFAALLENPEELDTETLVNSTAAAVEALHSYQQEYQELKRIIDDEENSKRRQANDKTIANWENRQKDDEPLPWRRHYDEPIKGPPPFELRGARAPKPYVDDPVLEYQREQDRIMAQAYGFKHNNHVSLIGRQNPEEQRWEAPETRLRERKRTEKAAELAEDNVVEGKRTRRPRQIADQSKEASRAGTPTLPAPPTRRPRKTATAAVTNGDVTESTDPAPIPESVTESPRKQRAAAAAARARQIADEESASSVPPQDSSQGDEDYNATQLAKVRKREAVDAPSSARTSEPVKPGAKNKRFSKAPTSAPMLSAPETIMPSFYGHPSAASAQPESRPSTASSERSDRTAETTESTYSLRDKRKRNFVLENDPELEARPQRRKVPQKSLNNNPEPNVKPTATKKLRQPRQTPLSRPPPEPTPAPPVEQAPPQFPIAPQQAAPPPPPSGGLKAPTLIYSSPPVPQPVPVLAPAKPSGQPPGPFLHTFNSAPAFQHGIPPPPAAPPAIKKPITRIKLTNTTGLVKGRPIGKGSRGGGKPGGSTLNAEGKLPTLTELQAEVPEKSYSEMSKSEKMSYSMRRRWASGEMQGAVEKRRTTLANKKAEKATGRPGEDSAPGSANHSGASTPQPQPQMLPQPPQVQALPPVQHQIPAHQPPMGMMMGSGPLALPGGPPPPPAPHGPPVLVQPRTLQPPPAMQQPQPWGPPSIMPGQAGQMVFSFPPPPHQFHGHPGHPGHSGPMN, encoded by the exons ATGGACCGCGGTCGTGGAGGTGGTCGTGGGCGCGCGACCAAGAAGCAGCGTGCCGGTCTAccaccatctcaccatcCATATCCGGAATCGCTTCATACGCCAGGCCCTTCATTTGTCTCTCCGGATGTTTCTCTTTTACCAAAAGTCCCCCAGTCAGCTCCCCAACGCGGGAACAAATCCAGGCCGGTAAATCAAACACCACATCGCGCCTCCTCACCCATGAGCATGCCAACTACAGCCACCACGTCAGCACACCACAGCTTTCGGGCATTCGCTCCAAAAACCGACAAGCCAGGTAGAAGCAACACTTTTCACTCGAGCTTCACCTTTGAGTCGCCAACCAATCATGGAATGGCACCCGAGGCTCCTATGGGCCGGAAGAGAGCCAAAACCTTTGAGAcggccaccacggccagcTTTGAGGGTGAAGACGAGGCACATTCAAAAGGTGGACACTCTCTTAGAAAGAGGACTCGTATTGACTACGCTCAAGTTCTCGACGATGAGATTGGTCTTGCTGCGGCGAGAAACGGTGCCGAGTTGCCCCCGAAAATGACGGCAGCTGCTCCCACTGTTGCCCGGCCACGCAAGAGAAAAGGCGCTCATTCACAAGAGGATACGGACGATGAGGCAGATGATGTCTCGTCGACTACGAAGCGTCGACGAGCTGACAAGTCTCCTGCTGCCCCTCGCGCCGCATCGCGTCGCCGGAATACCGGCAAGAAACTGCCCACCGGAATGAGCGCCTACATCGATCAGCCATCTGACAACGATGCCGTGCAGGACACGATTCTTGTTGGGGTTTCAATGGATGCGGATGAGGAATCGGAACAATCATCATATCGAGAATCGGATTCAGCACCTTCATCTCCAGAAGGAACTAACCCAGCAAGGCGACAAGACCAGCAGCCAGAGACGTCGAAGCAGAGAGACCCTGTAGCTGCGATCAATCAGCCGGCGATGATTGCACCAGAGAATGGAACGGGATTGAATTTACCTGCCGCTGAGGTGAATGGCCAAGTGAATTCAAACGGCATTGAGTCGGCAATGGATCTCTCGTTGGACCATGTGCCCGAGACTGCTCCAAATTCTGCCCAACCACGAGGCCCCGTTCAACTTGAACAGAGTCGTCAAGAGCAACACCATGAGGAGCAACACCACAACGCCCCTTCTTTCATTGAATTAAACGGGACCCATTtggaacaacaacaacaacaacaacaacaacaacaacatcagacAGAAAAGCTTGACCCAGTTTCCGGCTTTCCAACTCCCGCCACAAAATCTCTTCAGCCTGCCACTGAAAACTCGGTAGCTTTGTCCCAGCTTTCCGAGTCTATTGCGCCAACGTCAACCGACAATACAGCTTTAAGACAAAGTTTTACCGCCGCAGAAACGCCAGTTTCCGAGCCGATCCCCCAGGAGCTGATGCCAGTTCAGAAACCAAAGTCCCAGGGATCACCAGCTGTGGAAAGTACGCCTGATCAATTTGACGGCGCTGTCGAGCTAGAGTCAGGATCACCTCGCGAAGTCGATCCGCCGGAAGCGCAGTCGCTGTCCACCGCAACAGTTGCCAGTCGGCCAGTCTTGCGCGCGCCCAAGCCCGTGGGACCTGCACGCCTGCCAAGGTTGGAGCGCATCTACGAGGCCGAGACTCCTTTTGCCTCAGCGCTCAATCTCGAGCCAtatgaggacgaggacgtcATCTTGCCCGGCCCATATACCGAATGGGTGTACGCTGAAGAAGCACCACCCACGCCAACACCAATGCCGACTCCGACACCGACTCCCATGCCCATGGATAACATCACGTCAGAGGTTACCTGGGATGTGACCAGGCCGCTCAGGAGAAAGGACTTTGACAAGTTACACCGGATAGAATCAAAGCGGCGCAAGGAACAAGGCCTCCCTCCAATCACTTTCCGAGATTTCAACAACGAATGTGCGCGGCTTCACCAAGCTGCCATCAAGGTCCAGTGTCGAGCTCAAGTCACGTCTACTCCCCAGCATCAAACGGCGCCGGGAGTTATAGTTAGCCCTTCCAGGAAGACACTACCAGATAGCGAAGCTTTGGAGCCACAGTTGCCAACTGCTGCGCCGTCGCCAGCTgcggaagatgatggtcaaCTCGATGCTCAGTTCGATGGGATGGATGACCAGCAAGAAGCAGATGACGACCAAGAGCCAGATGAAAATGAAGCCCCGATACCAAATCGGCAGAGCAAGCGCGCAATGGATCCAATCGAGGTTACTAAGGACTATCCTCGTCAGTACCTTTTCCCTAAACTCCGGGACCCTGCCGAGTTTGCTGCACTGCTAGAGAACCCCGAGGAGCTGGATACGGAAACTCTGGTCAATTCgactgccgccgccgtcgaggccCTTCACTCTTATCAGCAGGAGTACCAAGAACTTAAAAGGATAATCGACGATGAGGAGAACTCCAAGAGACGACAAGCTAACGACAAGACCATTGCCAACTGGGAAAATCGCCAAAAGGATGACGAGCCGCTGCCGTGGCGTCGTCACTACGATGAGCCGATCAAGGGGCCTCCTCCCTTTGAGCTCCGAGGTGCACGGGCTCCTAAACCCTATGTTGACGACCCCGTTCTCGAATATCAGCGTGAGCAAGATCGCATCATGGCCCAGGCGTATGGCTTCAAGCACAATAACCATGTGTCCTTGATTGGCCGTCAGAATCCCGAGGAGCAGCGGTGGGAGGCGCCGGAAACAAGGCTCCGAGAGCGCAAGAGAAccgagaaggctgccgaaTTGGCGGAAGACAATGTTGTTGAAGGGAAACGAACAAGGAGACCTCGTCAGATTGCCGACCAGAGCAAGGAAGCCAGCCGCGCAGGCACCCCAACTCtccccgcccctcccacAAGGCGTCCACGCAAAACAGCGACGGCAGCTGTCACCAACGGAGATGTTACTGAATCAACCGACCCGGCGCCCATCCCAGAGTCTGTGACAGAGTCTCCACGCAAGCAACGCGctgcagcagccgcagcccgTGCCAGACAAATCGCAGACGAGGAGTCGGCCTCTTCGGTTCCTCCCCAGGATAGTAGTCAGGGCGACGAAGACTATAATGCCACACAGCTTGCCAAAGTTCGCAAGCGCGAAGCTGTGGACGCGCCTTCGTCTGCACGCACATCAGAACCCGTCAAACCCGGAGCCAAGAACAAGCGGTTTAGCAAGGCTCCAACTTCAGCGCCCATGCTGTCGGCTCCCGAGACTATTATGCCTTCCTTCTACGGCCACCCATCTGCAGCCTCGGCCCAGCCCGAGTCCAGACCATCGACCGCATCCTCTGAACGATCCGATCGCACTGCTGAGACGACCGAGTCGACGTATTCTCTACGTGACAAGCGCAAGCGCAACTTTGTGCTTGAGAATGATCCCGAGCTCGAGGCTCGCCCGCAGAGACGCAAGGTTCCTCAAAAGTCACTGAATAACAATCCCGAACCGAACGTGAAGCCGACGGCTACCAAGAAACTACGTCAGCCTCGTCAAACTCCCCTTTCGCGTCCTCCACCGGAACCCACACCGGCTCCTCCCGTCGAGCAAGCGCCTCCTCAGTTTCCGATTGCGCCTCAGCAAGCTgcgcccccgccccccccaAGCGGAGGTTTGAAGGCACCCACCTTGATCTACAGCAGCCCTCCGGTGCCGCAACCAGTTCCTGTGCTGGCTCCGGCGAAGCCATCTGGACAGCCACCGGGGCCGTTCTTGCATACCTTCAATTCGGCTCCTGCTTTCCAACACGgaatcccccctccacctgccGCTCCGCCGGCCATCAAGAAACCGATCACGAGGATCAAGCTCACCAACACGACTGGTCTTGTCAAGGGCAGGCCAATCGGCAAGGGCTCCCGTGGTGGCGGCAAGCCGGGCGGCTCCACGTTGAATGCAGAAGGCAAACTGCCAACCTTGACCGAGCTCCAGGCTGAGGTGCCAGAGAAGAGCTACTCGGAAATGAGCAAAAGTGAAAAGATGAGCTACTCGATGAGAA GACGCTGGGCTTCGGGAGAGATGCAAGGCGCGGTCGAAAAACGCCGGACGaccctcgccaacaagaaggcggagaaaGCGACTGGCCGGCCTGGTGAAGATTCGGCTCCTGGATCGGCCAATCACTCGGGAGCGAGCACACCCCAACCGCAGCCCCAAATGCTGCCGCAGCCACCGCAAGTTCAGGCTCTGCCACCAGTCCAGCATCAGATTCCAGCACATCAACCGCCGAtgggcatgatgatgggctcAGGGCCTCTTGCCTTGCCTGGAGGCCCTCCGCCCCCGCCTGCTCCTCATGGTCCACCGGTCCTTGTGCAGCCGAGAACTCTGCAGCCTCCGCCTGCCATgcaacaacctcagcctTGGGGTCCGCCGTCTATCATGCCAGGACAAGCAGGGCAAATGGTATTTTCgttccctccaccacctcatcagTTCCACGGTCATCCGGGACATCCAGGGCATTCTGGACCCATGAACTAA
- a CDS encoding hypothetical protein (EggNog:ENOG503PYIF), with the protein MNKLKSFFRHKESPLPPPPSLSQEITLLPDSETWQGNLPCVHGPNDGCNKHNPARNPIRFDSSLLPSGSKTKASGNQPPTDPFPSSYAFHEIWSTLSKDLSLGCLTTLPPIHKSLPLSISFYHLYELLRKHRTNALNSSEDQGILACAATTGSNPSLSWVLTPLITAQKTLYLEFTLAFILQTDLGGWTEATTHGHAVVKNGLIGSGYRNFKPCLHTHIKFTSVKGEGKNHVRYSAVNFTTTDSEGAEKKHEWKSEEEEKKIEGLFCGKCYTETVMRIRLIGDKTLVSVQVYKDLGEGLHPGDGKWLSLVRPDVAVQRDKSDFMRIPKAFETVLEDGQDN; encoded by the coding sequence ATGAACAAACTCAAATCCTTCTTCCGTCACAAGGaatctcccctcccaccacctccctctctctcccagGAGATCACCCTTCTTCCCGACTCTGAAACATGGCAAGGCAACCTCCCTTGTGTCCACGGTCCCAATGACGGCTGCAACAAACACAACCCGGCCCGCAACCCCATTCGCTTTGACtcgtccctcctccccagcggCTCAAAGACCAAAGCCTCCGgcaatcaaccccccaccgaccccttcccttcctcctaCGCCTTCCACGAGATTTGGTCCACCCTCAGCAAAGACCTCTCCCTAGGCTGCctaaccaccctccccccaatccacaaatccctccccctctccatctccttctacCACCTCTACGAGCTCCTCAGAAAACACCGCACCAAcgccctcaactcctccgAAGACCAAGGCATCCTTGCCTGCgcagccaccaccggctCCAACCCTTCCCTATCTTGGGTCCtaacccccctcatcaccgcccaAAAAACCCTCTACCTCGAGTTCACCCTAGCCTTCATCCTGCAGACCGACCTAGGCGGCTGGACAGAGGCCACCACCCACGGGCACGCCGTCGTCAAGAACGGCCTCATCGGCTCCGGGTACAGGAACTTTAAACCCTGCTTGCACACCCACATCAAGTTTACGAGCGtcaaaggggaagggaagaaCCACGTGCGGTACTCGGCTGTGAATTTCACTACCACTGACTCGGAGGGagcggagaagaagcacgAGTGgaagagcgaggaggaggaaaagaaaattgAGGGTTTGTTTTGCGGGAAGTGCTACACCGAGACCGTCATGAGGATCAGACTGATTGGGGACAAAACGCTGGTGAGCGTGCAGGTGTACAAGGACTTGGGCGAGGGGCTGCATCCTGGTGATGGAAAgtggttgagcttggtgaggcCGGATGTGGCAGTTCAGAGGGACAAGAGTGACTTTATGAGGATACCCAAGGCATTCGAGACTGTCCTGGAAGATGGCCAAGACAATTAG
- a CDS encoding hypothetical protein (COG:S; EggNog:ENOG503P4VW): MKTTTASTLVVAALAGLASAQQLPKFSLPNCASCISNMLALHMHLGCQQPDDIYCLCSKPDFNYGIHDCAVESCENIEQAEWVISEGKNICGRARPVATTASKTLEGVEVIFTSSGRILETSTALIGTVTPTPPSSSGVVTGKFNPVTSSLASLSTLLASLASTSASMEGKQQEPSATVTEVSGTPVGTATGTVTSSSQSAAGAVITAGLSLGLVGGLAGFLL; this comes from the exons ATGAAGACTACGACTGCTTCCACTTTGGTCGTTGCCGCCCTGGCCGGCCTCGCTTCTGCCCAGCAGCTACCCAAGTTTAGCCTTCCAAACTGTGCC TCGTGCATCAGCAACATGCTAGCGCTCCACATGCACCTCGGTTGCCAACAGCCCGACGACATTTACTGCCTGTGCTCCAAACCCGATTTCAACTATGGCATCCATGATTGTGCAGTTGAGTCCTGCGAAAACATCGAACAGGCCGAGTGGGTTATCTCTGAGGGCAAAAATATTTGCGGCAGAG CCCGCCCCGTTGCTACCACTGCAAGCAAGACTCTCGAGGGCGTCGAGGTCATCTTCACCAGCTCGGGCAGGATCCTCGAGACCAGCACCGCCTTGATCGGCACCGTCACTCCGACTCCGCCGTCGTCATCCGGTGTTGTCACGGGCAAGTTCAATCCTGTCACTTCGTCTCTGGCGTCGCTGTCGACCTTGTTGGCATCGTTAGCTTCCACTTCTGCCTCCATGGAGGGAAAGCAACAGGAGCCAAGTGCCACCGTCACTGAGGTCTCTGGGACTCCGGTGGGCACCGCGACTGGGACTGTCACAAGCTCGTCCCAGAGTGCGGCCGGTGCCGTTATCACTGCTGGCCTGAGCCTGGGTCTTGTTGGCGGACTTGCGGGATTCCTCCTCTAG
- a CDS encoding hypothetical protein (EggNog:ENOG503P1KP; COG:G; CAZy:GH75) — MQFPQGSAGLQLPAAIMSTANPMRYPTLQFCRRTFGTLLLFLAATPTSGDSSFLANAVPQNLNDFYQGLKDRVASCQHSLAGGFYSIDDGTNTTSYCTNDPHRPSIIYLSGGNGTLSNMDVDCDGVQSGSQDDGRCSLGRSPDYQDATAFRDLIQSFKVGISDLNTYVHPYVVFGNSGSKPGWRTFDPTDYGVRPLSVMAVVCPGNKLVYGIWGDTNGDDGDNPMVGEVSIALATACWGKNMTGDSGYDGMDVLYVAFTGEDAVPGKDGADWAAKDYDSFERSIQPLGEKLVQRMRGVAVGRKAISLWAVAGGALAGGLWLAS; from the exons ATGCAATTTCCACAAGGTAGTGCTGGACTCCAACTTCCAGCCGCGATCATGTCCACGGCGAATCCGATGCGATATCCCACTCTTCAATTCTGCAGGAGAACATTTGGCACACTATTATTGTTTCTCGCCGCGACTCCAACATCTGGCGACAGCTCCTTCCTTGCCAATGCTGTCCCCCAGAACTTGAACGACTTTTACCAAGGGCTGAAGGACAGGGTCGCGTCGTGCCAACATAGCTTGGCCGGGGGCTTTTACAGCATTGATGATGGCACAAACA CCACCTCATACTGCACCAATGACCCCCATCGACCCTCCATCATCTACCTCTCCGGCGGCAATGGAACCCTTTCCAACATGGATGTCGACTGCGACGGCGTGCAAAGTGGTAGTCAAGACGACGGAAGGTGCTCGTTAGGAAGAAGTCCGGACTACCAAGACGCGACGGCTTTCCGAGACCTCATCCAGTCCTTCAAAGTTGGCATATCTGACCTTAACACTTATGTACACCCGTATGTCGTCTTTGGAAATAGCGGTAGCAAACCTGGTTGGCGGACGTTTGACCCAACAGACTACGGCGTGAGACCATTGTCTGTCATGGCTGTTGTGTGCCCAGGCAACAAGCTGGTGTATGGCATCTGGGGCGACACAAATGGAGATGACGGCGACAATCCCATGGTAGGCGAGGTAAGCATAGCGCTTGCCACCGCCTGTTGGGGAAAGAATATGACAGGTGACAGCGGCTATGACGGAATGGATGTGCTGTATGTGGCGTTTACGGGCGAAGATGCAGTGCCTGGCAAGGATGGGGCTGATTGGGCTGCCAAAGATTACGATTCCTTCGAAAGGAGTATCCAGCCACTTGGGGAGAAGCTGGTTCAAAGGATGAGAGGCGTtgcggtggggaggaaggcCATAAGCTTGTGGGCTGTGGCCGGAGGTGCCCTCGCTGGTGGCTTGTGGCTTGCTTCGTGA
- a CDS encoding hypothetical protein (EggNog:ENOG503P58Y), whose product MFGGAVFPAGGPARCPLQCFRHLSPRESRYLVTATLRLPTLCSLISPHNKMSSLLQIIDLHDPVEFDELLHQRDLCGWDKMASDIEAWRTAMDAGTRAMFWIVPPSLAHLPLPDRCAGHIALVSEMSPPNEELARPDKSILYLSSLFIRPEHRGGLGRKAVQALESWAKVPPYGSPHCEAITLTALDRRYTEDDSEEWGGVWARFGQQAPKKGSSTEDWYARMGYVKWKSQPMFDEQFLDGTKIKLVAAFLRKTLRE is encoded by the coding sequence ATGTTCGGTGGCGCTGTTTTTCCGGCTGGAGGCCCCGCAAGATGTCCACTCCAGTGTTTCCGTCACCTATCGCCTAGAGAATCGCGCTATCTGGTAACAGCAACCCTTCGGCTTCCGACTCTTTGTTCATTGATATCTCCGCACAACAAGATGAGCAGCCTATTGCAAATCATAGACCTGCACGACCCTGTCGAGTTCGAcgagcttcttcatcaacgaGATCTCTGTGGCTGGGACAAGATGGCATCGGATATCGAGGCTTGGCGAACAGCCATGGATGCCGGAACCAGAGCAATGTTCTGGATTGTCCCGCCGTCTCTtgcccatctcccccttccagaCCGGTGCGCAGGACATATTGCTTTGGTCAGCGAGATGAGCCCCCCTAATGAGGAGCTCGCCCGACCGGACAAGTCTATCCTTTATCTCTCGTCACTCTTCATCCGACCCGAGCACCGCGGAGGGCTTGGCCGAAAAGCGGTTCAGGCGCTTGAATCTTGGGCAAAAGTGCCCCCCTACGGCTCACCTCACTGCGAAGCAATAACCCTGACTGCTTTGGACCGACGATACACTGAGGATGACTCGGAAGAATGGGGTGGCGTGTGGGCCAGATTTGGTCAACAAGCACCAAAGAAAGGAAGCAGCACTGAAGATTGGTATGCCAGGATGGGCTATGTGAAGTGGAAGAGCCAGCCTATGTTCGACGAGCAGTTCCTCGATGGCACCAAGATCAAGTTGGTTGCTGCTTTTCTGCGAAAGACTTTGAGGGAATAA